Proteins found in one Mucilaginibacter gracilis genomic segment:
- the dnaK gene encoding molecular chaperone DnaK, whose protein sequence is MSKIIGIDLGTTNSCVSVMEGNEPVVIANSEGKRTTPSVVAFVDNGERKVGDPAKRQAITNPTKTISSIKRFMGNQFNEVTKEAERVPYKVVKGDNNTPRVEIDDRKYTPQEISAMILQKMKKTAEDFLGQEVTDAVITVPAYFNDAQRQATKEAGEIAGLNVRRIINEPTAAALAYGLDKAHKDMKIVVFDCGGGTHDVSVLELGDGVFEVKATDGDTHLGGDDFDQVIIDYLADEFKNDEGFDLRRDPMSLQRLKEAAEKAKVELSSTTTTEINLPYITAVDGMPKHLVKTLTRAKFEQLADSLIKRTIEPCQKALKNAGLSVGDIDEIILVGGSTRIPAIQDAVQKFFGKAPSKGVNPDEVVAIGAAIQGGVLSGDVKDVLLLDVTPLSLGIETMGGVMTRLIESNTTIPSKKSETFSTASDSQPSVEIHILQGERPMAAQNRTIGRFHLDGIPPAPRGVPQIEVTFDIDANGILHVGAKDKATGKEQKIRIEASSGLTDAEIKQMKDEAEANADADKKAKEEVEKLNGADALIFSTEKQLKEYGDKIPADKKAPIESGLEKLKAAYAAKDLATIDTVQAELQNAWNAASEDMYKTAGDGAQPGAEQPQGAPQGAAGDAVTDVDFEEVK, encoded by the coding sequence ATGTCTAAAATCATTGGAATCGACTTAGGAACAACAAACTCCTGCGTATCTGTAATGGAAGGTAATGAGCCTGTAGTTATAGCTAACAGTGAGGGGAAACGTACAACGCCTTCGGTAGTTGCATTTGTTGACAACGGCGAGCGTAAAGTTGGTGATCCGGCTAAACGCCAGGCCATCACTAACCCAACAAAAACGATCTCTTCTATCAAACGTTTTATGGGTAACCAGTTTAACGAGGTAACAAAAGAAGCTGAGCGTGTACCTTACAAAGTAGTAAAGGGCGACAACAACACACCACGTGTTGAAATTGACGACCGCAAATATACCCCGCAAGAAATTTCGGCCATGATTCTTCAAAAAATGAAGAAAACTGCTGAAGACTTTTTGGGACAAGAAGTAACCGACGCTGTTATTACCGTGCCTGCTTATTTTAACGATGCACAACGCCAGGCAACTAAAGAAGCCGGTGAAATTGCTGGTTTAAATGTACGCCGTATTATTAACGAGCCTACTGCTGCTGCCCTTGCCTACGGTTTGGACAAAGCACACAAAGACATGAAAATTGTTGTGTTTGACTGCGGTGGTGGTACTCACGACGTTTCGGTTTTGGAATTAGGTGATGGCGTTTTTGAAGTAAAAGCAACCGACGGTGATACGCACTTAGGTGGTGACGACTTTGACCAGGTTATTATTGACTATTTGGCCGACGAATTTAAAAATGACGAAGGTTTTGATTTACGTCGTGACCCAATGTCGTTACAACGTTTAAAGGAAGCTGCCGAAAAAGCTAAGGTTGAACTTTCGAGCACAACTACTACCGAAATTAACCTGCCTTACATTACCGCTGTTGACGGTATGCCAAAGCACTTAGTTAAAACATTAACCCGTGCTAAATTTGAGCAACTGGCCGATAGCTTAATTAAACGTACCATTGAGCCTTGCCAAAAAGCATTGAAAAATGCAGGTTTAAGCGTAGGCGATATTGACGAGATTATTTTGGTAGGTGGTTCAACCCGTATCCCTGCTATACAAGATGCTGTTCAAAAATTCTTTGGTAAAGCACCATCAAAAGGTGTTAACCCTGATGAAGTTGTTGCTATAGGCGCTGCCATTCAAGGTGGTGTGTTATCGGGCGATGTTAAGGATGTGTTGTTGTTAGATGTTACCCCGCTTTCGTTAGGTATTGAAACTATGGGTGGCGTAATGACACGTTTGATTGAATCGAACACAACCATTCCATCTAAAAAATCGGAAACTTTTTCTACCGCATCTGATAGCCAGCCATCTGTAGAGATACATATTTTGCAAGGCGAGCGCCCAATGGCTGCTCAAAACCGCACTATTGGCAGGTTCCACTTAGATGGTATACCACCAGCACCACGCGGTGTGCCTCAAATTGAAGTAACTTTTGATATTGATGCAAACGGTATACTACATGTAGGCGCTAAAGATAAAGCTACCGGTAAAGAGCAAAAAATCCGTATCGAAGCTTCTTCCGGCTTAACTGATGCCGAGATTAAACAGATGAAGGACGAAGCTGAAGCTAACGCTGATGCTGACAAAAAGGCAAAAGAAGAAGTTGAAAAACTTAACGGTGCCGATGCCCTGATTTTCTCGACAGAAAAACAACTGAAAGAGTACGGTGATAAAATACCTGCTGATAAAAAAGCACCGATTGAAAGCGGTTTAGAAAAATTGAAAGCTGCTTACGCTGCTAAAGATTTAGCTACCATTGATACTGTACAAGCCGAATTGCAAAATGCATGGAACGCTGCATCAGAAGATATGTATAAAACTGCAGGCGATGGTGCACAACCAGGTGCAGAACAACCACAAGGTGCCCCGCAAGGCGCAGCCGGTGATGCTGTAACTGATGTTGACTTTGAAGAAGTGAAATAA
- a CDS encoding TMEM175 family protein, whose protein sequence is MIQKEHFLEQHDPERKDFQIDRIILFSDAVFAIAITLLIIEVKAPEVDHSHTTTADMLQQLVVLIPKFSSFIISFFVIAVYWRSHHRIFGFVNNYSERLIWINILFLFTIVLMPFSSAYYSENVGYNVPFIFYNINIIFTGIANYWMMRYVFNPKNSLVKHQPSPMYSHLFKSRAVAIPIYFFCAILLTPLPHFTSPIIYMGLWPMFYFIKKYNTRKYGNTAPVKQPHTKHKH, encoded by the coding sequence ATGATACAAAAGGAGCATTTTTTGGAACAGCATGATCCGGAACGTAAAGATTTCCAGATCGACCGGATTATTTTGTTTAGCGATGCCGTTTTTGCTATCGCGATAACCCTGTTAATTATTGAGGTAAAGGCTCCCGAGGTTGACCACAGCCATACCACTACTGCCGATATGCTGCAACAGTTGGTAGTACTTATACCAAAGTTTTCCAGCTTTATCATCAGCTTTTTTGTAATAGCCGTTTACTGGCGCAGCCACCACCGAATTTTTGGCTTTGTGAACAACTATTCCGAGAGGCTCATCTGGATAAATATCTTGTTCCTTTTTACTATTGTATTAATGCCTTTTTCGTCGGCCTATTATAGCGAAAACGTGGGTTATAATGTCCCATTTATTTTTTACAACATCAATATTATTTTCACTGGCATAGCCAACTATTGGATGATGCGTTATGTATTTAACCCTAAAAATAGCCTGGTTAAGCATCAGCCGTCGCCAATGTACAGCCACTTGTTCAAGTCAAGGGCCGTTGCTATACCCATATACTTTTTTTGCGCCATACTGCTAACACCACTGCCTCACTTTACAAGCCCTATAATTTATATGGGTTTATGGCCAATGTTTTATTTTATCAAAAAGTATAATACCCGTAAATACGGCAACACTGCTCCCGTTAAACAGCCGCATACTAAACACAAGCATTAA
- a CDS encoding glycoside hydrolase family 31 protein, translated as MQTEFLGDIQSIAPQNGKLVIKTAEAEAHVYVYSPTIIRVNITKSASADDESFAVIQPPSVSIQYHELNDSIVVNTPALKLHINKSPLRFSLYTADDKLLSADDSRFGTTWQDEKVITYRKLFPDEKFIGLGEKTGNLDRRGSSYVNWNTDAAEHGIDTDPLYKTFPFFIGLHSGLMYGLFMDNTHKSYFDFGATTDNEMSWFGADGGDMNCYFFGAQTVAQILADYTWLTGRMEMPPLWSLGYQQCRWSYMSANEVLDIAQTFRKKQIPIDVMYCDIDYMDNYKIFTWNPKTFAKPKLMMDKLKAMDMHLVTIVDPGIKVEEGYKQYDEGVKNDYFATYPNGDKFIGEVWPGRCHFPDFFRQDVREWWGAAFTALTDAGVDGFWNDMNEPAAWGQNIPSLMQFGDKPMPQVRNAYGMEMARATFDGTKKILNGKRPFVLTRAAYCGTQRYSSVWTGDNSAYDAHMLLGQRLVNSLGLTGMALIGVDIGGFTGDPTPQLMVRWNSLGVYTPMFRNHARIDTAHREPWRWGAKNEAIIKKDIELRYRLLPYIYSGFYQASQTGMPLSRTLAIDYPFDDNIYHPKYQNQFLFGNSMLVCPVISTEKTADVYLPQGEWYRLSSGMKFTGKQVANVPAPLTDLPVFIKASAIIPMQTTIQSTAEKGDGTLQLHIWNGTEANEFIYYEDDGLTYNYQQGQYYKRQIRFYPAKKQIVLDIPEGTFKSKFTQFNLVLHGFDKVNSLTINADVKKYHTGTSKTTSFLFDNTEGNISITY; from the coding sequence ATGCAGACAGAATTTTTAGGCGATATCCAAAGCATTGCGCCGCAAAATGGTAAACTGGTTATTAAAACTGCCGAAGCCGAGGCGCATGTGTACGTTTACAGCCCAACCATTATCCGCGTAAATATTACAAAAAGCGCATCTGCGGACGATGAATCTTTTGCCGTTATTCAACCGCCATCGGTTAGCATACAATATCACGAACTTAATGATAGTATTGTTGTAAACACACCGGCACTTAAACTGCACATCAACAAATCGCCCTTGCGTTTTAGCCTTTATACTGCCGATGACAAATTATTGAGTGCCGATGATTCCCGCTTTGGTACAACCTGGCAGGACGAAAAAGTTATCACTTACCGTAAGTTATTCCCCGATGAAAAGTTTATTGGGCTGGGCGAAAAAACGGGCAATCTGGATCGCCGTGGTTCGTCATACGTAAACTGGAACACCGATGCTGCCGAACATGGCATCGATACCGATCCGCTTTATAAAACTTTCCCTTTTTTTATTGGCTTGCATAGCGGTTTGATGTACGGCTTGTTTATGGATAATACCCATAAAAGCTATTTCGATTTTGGCGCCACTACCGATAATGAAATGAGTTGGTTTGGTGCCGATGGCGGCGACATGAACTGTTACTTTTTTGGTGCCCAAACCGTGGCCCAAATATTGGCCGATTATACCTGGCTAACAGGCCGTATGGAAATGCCGCCATTGTGGAGCCTTGGCTACCAGCAATGCCGATGGAGCTATATGAGTGCCAATGAAGTGCTTGATATAGCCCAAACCTTCCGCAAAAAACAGATACCCATAGATGTGATGTATTGCGACATTGACTATATGGACAACTACAAAATATTTACCTGGAACCCCAAAACCTTCGCAAAACCAAAGCTAATGATGGATAAGCTGAAGGCAATGGATATGCACCTGGTTACCATTGTTGACCCCGGCATTAAGGTTGAGGAAGGATATAAGCAATACGACGAAGGCGTTAAGAACGATTACTTTGCCACATACCCAAACGGCGATAAATTTATAGGCGAAGTATGGCCGGGCCGCTGCCACTTTCCCGATTTTTTTAGGCAGGATGTGCGCGAATGGTGGGGTGCGGCGTTTACTGCCTTAACCGATGCCGGGGTCGACGGCTTTTGGAACGACATGAATGAGCCCGCCGCCTGGGGACAAAACATACCCTCGCTAATGCAGTTTGGCGATAAACCCATGCCACAGGTACGCAATGCCTACGGTATGGAAATGGCACGTGCCACCTTCGATGGCACCAAAAAGATATTGAATGGCAAACGGCCCTTTGTATTAACCCGGGCGGCATATTGCGGCACACAACGCTACTCGAGCGTGTGGACGGGCGATAACTCGGCATACGATGCGCACATGCTTTTGGGCCAGCGATTGGTTAACAGCTTGGGGCTAACCGGCATGGCCTTGATAGGTGTAGATATTGGCGGCTTTACCGGCGACCCAACGCCCCAGTTAATGGTACGCTGGAACTCGTTAGGGGTTTATACGCCAATGTTTCGTAACCACGCGCGTATAGATACCGCCCACCGCGAGCCCTGGCGCTGGGGTGCTAAAAACGAAGCCATAATTAAAAAGGACATTGAACTGCGTTATCGCCTGTTGCCTTACATTTATTCGGGCTTTTACCAGGCCAGCCAAACAGGTATGCCTCTGAGCAGGACTTTAGCCATTGACTACCCGTTCGACGATAACATCTATCATCCCAAATATCAAAACCAATTCCTATTCGGTAACTCAATGTTGGTTTGCCCGGTTATCAGCACCGAAAAAACTGCCGATGTTTATTTACCTCAAGGCGAATGGTACCGTTTAAGCAGCGGCATGAAATTTACCGGGAAGCAGGTTGCAAATGTACCTGCACCGCTAACAGATCTGCCTGTATTTATCAAAGCATCGGCCATTATCCCAATGCAAACAACCATACAAAGCACAGCCGAAAAAGGCGATGGTACCCTTCAACTCCACATCTGGAATGGTACTGAGGCTAACGAGTTTATATATTACGAAGACGATGGCTTAACCTACAACTACCAGCAAGGCCAATATTACAAACGCCAAATAAGGTTTTATCCTGCCAAAAAACAGATCGTTCTTGATATACCCGAAGGAACATTCAAATCAAAATTTACGCAGTTTAACCTGGTATTACATGGTTTCGATAAAGTAAATTCGTTAACTATCAATGCCGACGTTAAAAAATATCATACCGGCACATCCAAAACAACATCATTTCTGTTTGATAACACCGAGGGTAACATAAGCATCACATACTAA
- a CDS encoding nucleotidyltransferase family protein — translation MKPTLLILAAGMASRYGSMKQVDGFGPNGETIIDYSIYDAIKAGFGKVTFIIREEFLDNFKGIFEPKLAGKIETDYVFQNFDLQQYGIDKTVERAKPWGTAHAVLAARHAVKEPFCVINADDFYGFDAFEKMAKFLTTEVADDKYSLIGYQIDKTLSDYGSVSRGVCKVEDGNMVEINERTEVYFVDGDKVAYKDATGEHPLPNDTRVSMNFWGFTPAVFEQSLDMFKRFVDANETNPKAEFFIPLVADELIKTGIASFKVVPTAAKWFGVTYKEDKPIVQESISKLVENGTYPPNLWA, via the coding sequence ATGAAACCAACTCTATTAATTTTGGCCGCAGGTATGGCCAGCCGTTATGGCAGTATGAAACAGGTTGACGGCTTTGGCCCCAACGGCGAAACCATTATTGATTACTCTATTTATGATGCCATTAAAGCTGGTTTTGGCAAAGTAACCTTTATTATCCGTGAAGAATTTCTGGATAATTTTAAAGGTATTTTTGAACCTAAACTTGCAGGTAAAATTGAAACCGATTACGTGTTTCAAAATTTTGACCTGCAACAATACGGTATTGATAAAACTGTTGAACGTGCTAAACCATGGGGAACTGCCCACGCTGTTTTAGCTGCACGCCATGCCGTTAAAGAGCCTTTTTGCGTAATTAACGCCGACGATTTTTATGGTTTTGATGCCTTTGAAAAAATGGCCAAGTTTTTAACTACCGAAGTTGCCGATGATAAATACTCGCTGATAGGTTACCAGATAGACAAAACTTTGTCGGACTATGGTTCGGTATCGCGCGGTGTTTGTAAGGTTGAAGATGGCAACATGGTTGAAATTAACGAACGTACCGAAGTTTACTTTGTTGATGGCGATAAAGTTGCCTACAAAGATGCTACCGGCGAACACCCTTTGCCAAATGATACCCGCGTATCTATGAACTTTTGGGGCTTTACCCCGGCTGTTTTTGAGCAAAGTTTAGATATGTTTAAACGCTTTGTTGATGCTAACGAAACTAACCCTAAGGCCGAATTTTTTATCCCGCTTGTTGCCGACGAATTGATTAAAACCGGCATTGCATCGTTTAAAGTGGTGCCAACTGCCGCTAAATGGTTTGGTGTTACTTATAAAGAAGATAAGCCCATCGTTCAGGAAAGCATTTCTAAACTGGTAGAAAACGGAACTTATCCACCTAATTTGTGGGCATAA
- a CDS encoding M42 family metallopeptidase: MAENKSETKTHIPVVTNQSLTFLEQYINNPSPTGFEWKGQQLWLDYIKPYIHETYIDNYGTAVAIINPQAKYRVVIEAHADEISWFVNYITSDGLIYVIRNGGSDHQIAPSKRVNIHTDNGIVKAIFGWPAIHTRSGEKEEAPTLKNIFLDCGCTSKDEVEKLGIHVGCVITYEDEFMVLNDRYYVGRALDNRVGGFMIAEVARLLTENKKELNFGLYIVNAVQEEIGLRGAEMIADYIKPDVAIITDVTHDTQTPMINKITQGDLACGRGPVVSYAPAIQNNLNKLLIETAQKAGIPFQRQASSRSTGTDTDAFAYSNGGVPSVLISLPLRYMHTTVEMIHKEDVDNVISLIYETLLNIEAGHDFRYIKL; this comes from the coding sequence ATGGCTGAAAATAAATCGGAAACAAAAACACATATCCCTGTTGTTACAAATCAATCACTAACTTTTTTAGAGCAATACATCAACAACCCTTCGCCAACCGGCTTTGAGTGGAAAGGCCAACAACTTTGGCTGGATTATATTAAGCCTTACATCCACGAAACCTACATTGATAATTACGGTACCGCAGTAGCTATCATCAACCCTCAAGCTAAATATCGTGTGGTTATTGAGGCCCATGCCGACGAAATTTCGTGGTTTGTAAATTACATTACCAGCGATGGTTTGATCTATGTGATCCGCAACGGCGGGTCAGATCATCAAATTGCGCCCTCAAAACGTGTAAACATCCACACAGATAATGGCATAGTTAAAGCTATTTTCGGTTGGCCGGCTATCCACACCCGTAGCGGCGAAAAAGAAGAAGCACCCACGCTTAAAAACATTTTTTTAGACTGTGGTTGTACCAGTAAAGACGAGGTTGAAAAACTGGGTATACACGTTGGTTGTGTAATTACCTATGAGGATGAGTTTATGGTTTTAAACGATAGGTATTATGTTGGCCGCGCCCTTGATAACCGCGTAGGCGGCTTTATGATAGCCGAGGTAGCGCGTTTGCTTACCGAAAACAAAAAGGAGCTAAATTTTGGCCTTTACATAGTAAACGCTGTACAGGAAGAGATTGGCTTGCGCGGTGCCGAGATGATAGCCGATTACATTAAACCCGATGTGGCTATTATTACCGATGTTACGCATGATACCCAAACGCCAATGATTAACAAAATAACCCAGGGCGATTTGGCTTGTGGGCGTGGGCCTGTAGTGTCATACGCGCCTGCTATTCAAAACAACCTTAACAAGTTGTTGATAGAAACGGCACAAAAGGCCGGGATACCATTTCAGCGCCAGGCTTCGTCGCGCTCTACGGGTACAGATACCGACGCCTTTGCATATTCAAACGGCGGCGTACCGTCGGTATTAATATCGTTGCCGCTGCGCTATATGCACACCACGGTAGAAATGATACATAAAGAGGATGTAGATAACGTAATTAGCCTTATTTATGAAACCTTGCTTAATATTGAAGCCGGACACGATTTTAGGTATATTAAATTGTAA
- a CDS encoding DUF6340 family protein, with product MKKLWQFALIIVFLSSCSTPSYVDLYITHLPKFTFKNSPAKVLVINLYDASQTGIKNTKKLNVLRNAAYASLNCVVDRLKQFSQVEIINLTEPNNITADSIPMLLNKHHAQYILALNYLTANFELDKIDDYGKDKLKNAQYNINTAVDYTFFNNEGGVISKLSGSSSHHEADMLVTNTFAAVAFGPSIKNNSIAVDNSAIDATGNMLQYFSQYTSIIQRPLYKNDELENAVLAIQARYFERADSILKPMINDKNTRLASKAAYNLSVVYEAMGNTAAARDMATLSLNRNDNWYARAELNALDVTN from the coding sequence ATGAAAAAGCTTTGGCAGTTTGCCTTAATCATTGTATTTCTCTCTTCGTGTTCAACACCGTCTTATGTTGATCTATACATTACCCATTTGCCTAAGTTTACCTTTAAAAACTCTCCGGCTAAAGTATTGGTAATCAACCTATACGATGCAAGCCAAACAGGTATCAAAAACACAAAAAAACTAAACGTACTGCGAAATGCGGCTTACGCATCGTTAAATTGTGTTGTAGACAGGTTAAAGCAATTTTCTCAGGTTGAAATAATCAACTTAACCGAACCAAATAACATAACCGCCGATAGCATACCCATGCTATTAAACAAGCATCATGCACAATATATTTTAGCACTCAACTATTTAACAGCCAATTTTGAACTGGACAAAATAGATGATTATGGTAAAGACAAGCTAAAAAACGCTCAATACAATATTAATACTGCTGTTGACTATACTTTTTTTAATAACGAGGGCGGCGTTATCAGCAAATTAAGCGGTTCATCAAGCCATCACGAGGCCGATATGTTGGTAACCAATACTTTTGCGGCGGTTGCCTTTGGCCCAAGTATAAAAAACAACAGCATAGCTGTTGATAATTCGGCCATTGATGCTACAGGCAACATGTTACAATACTTTTCGCAATATACATCTATCATACAGAGGCCCTTGTATAAAAACGACGAGCTGGAAAACGCGGTGCTTGCAATACAGGCCAGGTATTTTGAACGGGCCGACAGTATTTTAAAGCCGATGATTAATGATAAAAATACCAGGCTGGCAAGCAAAGCAGCCTACAACCTATCGGTAGTTTACGAGGCTATGGGCAATACAGCCGCTGCGCGCGATATGGCTACCTTATCGTTAAATAGAAATGATAACTGGTATGCACGTGCTGAACTGAATGCCCTGGATGTTACTAATTAA
- a CDS encoding GNAT family N-acetyltransferase, translating into MLHIEQITPQLTWRLRHEVLYPDIPIYKMWMDEDDDGYHFGAFTESELVAVVSLFSKGSDFQFRKFAVHPSVQGRGMGKALLNYVIAFAKAEGAQRLWCNARLPAIGFYLKSGFKQTGETFSKNGFDYEIMELMLN; encoded by the coding sequence ATGCTTCATATCGAACAAATAACTCCCCAGCTAACGTGGCGACTGCGCCATGAGGTTTTGTATCCCGATATTCCCATTTATAAAATGTGGATGGATGAAGACGATGATGGCTATCATTTTGGAGCGTTTACCGAAAGCGAATTAGTGGCCGTGGTGTCCCTTTTCTCTAAAGGATCGGATTTTCAGTTTCGCAAATTTGCTGTGCATCCTTCGGTACAAGGGCGGGGGATGGGGAAGGCTTTGTTGAATTATGTGATAGCTTTTGCCAAAGCCGAGGGTGCGCAAAGGTTATGGTGCAACGCACGTTTGCCGGCTATTGGGTTTTATTTAAAATCGGGCTTTAAGCAAACCGGCGAAACATTCTCCAAAAATGGCTTTGATTACGAGATAATGGAACTGATGCTTAATTAG
- a CDS encoding acyl-CoA carboxylase subunit beta gives MDKKLDTLRKKKEQAQLGGGQARIDSQHKKGKLTARERLHFLLDEGSFEEIGMLVSHRSTDFGMEKEKYPGDGVVTGYGNVNGRLVYVFSQDFTVFGGSLSETHAEKICKIMDLAMKNGAPVIGLNDSGGARIQEGVVSLGGYADIFYRNTMASGVVPQLSAIMGPCAGGAVYSPAITDFILMVENTSYMFVTGPNVVKTVTHEIVTSEELGGANTHASKSGVTHFACANEIEAINHVKQLLSYMPQNCEQTAPMLPYDAGDELRPKLASLLPQNIAQPYDMREVLEEVIDEGSFLEVHKDFAENIVVGFARLAGRSIGIVANQPAFLAGVLDINSSVKGARFIRFCDSFNIPLLVFEDVPGFLPGTDQEWKGIITNGAKLLYAFCEATVPRITVITRKAYGGAYDVMNSKHIGADMNFAWPSAEIAVMGAKGAAEIIFKREISTAPDPEAKWKEMEQLYSDTFANPYRAAERGFIDEVIEPADTRIKLIKAFKMLENKVVNLPRKKHGNMPL, from the coding sequence GTGGATAAAAAACTGGATACCCTACGGAAAAAGAAAGAACAGGCGCAGTTAGGCGGCGGCCAGGCGCGCATTGATAGTCAGCATAAAAAAGGGAAGCTAACGGCACGCGAGCGTTTGCACTTTTTATTGGATGAGGGATCTTTTGAAGAAATAGGAATGTTGGTGTCGCACCGATCAACCGATTTTGGGATGGAGAAAGAGAAATATCCGGGCGATGGTGTTGTTACCGGATATGGTAATGTAAACGGACGCCTGGTTTATGTTTTTTCGCAGGATTTTACCGTTTTTGGCGGTTCGCTATCAGAAACCCACGCCGAAAAGATATGCAAGATAATGGACCTGGCCATGAAAAACGGCGCACCTGTTATTGGCCTTAACGATTCGGGCGGTGCGCGCATTCAGGAGGGCGTAGTATCGCTGGGTGGTTATGCCGATATATTTTACCGCAACACCATGGCATCTGGCGTGGTGCCGCAGCTTTCGGCCATTATGGGCCCATGTGCGGGTGGCGCGGTTTATTCGCCGGCTATAACCGATTTTATATTGATGGTTGAAAACACATCGTACATGTTTGTTACCGGCCCCAATGTGGTTAAAACCGTAACGCACGAGATAGTAACATCCGAAGAGTTGGGTGGCGCAAACACACATGCCAGCAAATCGGGCGTAACGCATTTTGCCTGCGCAAACGAGATAGAGGCCATTAACCATGTTAAGCAATTGCTGAGTTATATGCCTCAAAATTGTGAGCAAACTGCACCGATGCTGCCTTATGATGCAGGCGATGAGTTGCGCCCCAAATTGGCCAGCCTGCTGCCGCAAAATATAGCGCAACCTTATGATATGCGCGAGGTTTTGGAGGAGGTGATTGACGAAGGATCGTTTTTAGAGGTACATAAAGATTTTGCCGAAAACATTGTTGTAGGCTTTGCCCGTTTAGCTGGCAGGAGCATTGGTATTGTGGCCAATCAGCCCGCGTTTTTGGCGGGTGTGCTTGATATTAATTCGTCTGTTAAGGGTGCAAGGTTTATCCGCTTTTGCGATAGCTTTAATATACCGCTGCTGGTTTTTGAGGATGTGCCCGGCTTTTTACCCGGTACCGACCAGGAGTGGAAAGGCATTATCACTAACGGCGCTAAATTACTATATGCCTTTTGCGAAGCCACCGTGCCGCGCATTACCGTTATTACCCGCAAGGCTTATGGCGGCGCTTATGATGTAATGAACTCCAAACATATTGGTGCCGATATGAACTTTGCCTGGCCCAGCGCCGAGATTGCCGTTATGGGTGCCAAAGGCGCAGCAGAGATTATATTTAAGCGCGAAATAAGTACCGCACCAGACCCTGAAGCCAAATGGAAAGAGATGGAACAACTATACTCGGACACGTTTGCCAACCCCTACCGCGCCGCCGAACGTGGCTTTATTGACGAGGTAATTGAACCAGCTGATACCCGTATTAAACTAATAAAGGCTTTTAAAATGCTGGAAAACAAAGTGGTGAATTTGCCGAGGAAAAAGCATGGTAATATGCCGTTGTGA
- a CDS encoding YoaK family protein, translating to MLRQVKDKRSLKSNLMLASSTAFVAGITNVCGAIAFLAYTTNITGHVALLARQVSDQDINEFVTVFIWLLMFFAGTFVSHFLVRSFERTNRYKAHAFPILMEMFTLLLVAVYGNHFFNGADIERKFIIGAVLFSMGLQNSLVSTISGGLIKSSHLTGLFTDVGADMAELLHPHTAKTHVLKNRIYVRLTVLAFYFAGAIAGAFLFEMYNFTVFYFIPLILLTILLYDIWDFAFYKLSRKFTTATKTE from the coding sequence ATGTTACGACAGGTTAAAGATAAGCGCTCCCTAAAATCAAACCTCATGCTGGCCTCGTCAACAGCTTTTGTTGCGGGTATTACCAATGTGTGCGGGGCAATAGCCTTTTTAGCCTATACCACAAATATTACGGGCCACGTTGCTTTACTTGCCCGGCAGGTAAGCGATCAGGATATCAACGAGTTTGTCACCGTTTTCATTTGGTTGCTTATGTTTTTTGCAGGTACTTTTGTGTCGCACTTCCTGGTTCGTTCGTTCGAGCGCACCAACCGCTATAAGGCCCACGCCTTCCCTATTTTAATGGAAATGTTTACCCTTTTACTGGTAGCAGTTTACGGCAATCATTTTTTTAACGGTGCCGATATAGAGCGCAAGTTTATCATCGGCGCAGTGCTATTTTCAATGGGTTTACAAAATAGCCTTGTTTCTACCATATCCGGCGGGCTCATTAAATCGTCGCACTTAACAGGTTTGTTTACCGATGTAGGTGCCGATATGGCCGAACTGCTGCACCCGCATACGGCTAAAACCCATGTATTAAAAAACCGCATATACGTGCGCCTAACGGTATTGGCATTTTATTTTGCAGGTGCCATTGCGGGCGCATTTCTTTTCGAAATGTACAATTTTACCGTATTTTACTTTATCCCGCTCATTTTGCTCACCATTTTGCTTTATGACATTTGGGATTTTGCTTTTTATAAATTGAGCCGCAAATTTACTACCGCTACAAAAACAGAATAA